A region from the Chrysoperla carnea chromosome 4, inChrCarn1.1, whole genome shotgun sequence genome encodes:
- the LOC123297346 gene encoding uncharacterized protein LOC123297346 isoform X2 has product MAVTTHHAIPASNNVNKPNVKRLVYNMYRDMLGSYNDKANDIVDSLPRRMVREDQGITKQIESMIQQQTNSPGNYGNDQPCFAGPPPPPPPPGPCNLPSKRLSTEIPDRRLEPPACVQNAMMTKDKKPFTYTPGGLDLSQIKSPRMARRISRNAQAEGVSEPRQSPLAQPPGQLPPSALAAMQPNLPTPVFPPGGIPPPPPPPSNAGPIQSPPPPPPLNNIQPNVNKPVPPPQNFQRPDIKSIIPPNPTAMLRQTGGPMRRGPYPPEPVDEPTSPEKLQASNNTANKPQLGSLYIPPVKNQEIEENRNSPSNIQSPARNIHTPPSVQSPVLNKAPTPWLTQRVQPQQQSNVPAWAQREDSQPKSPPTVITKVMPVQIEQSTPKPNNVSSIQIQHRPQVFVVNPPQMYQHPMSPGPQQQQHSMSPGPQQQPHPMSPGPQAQKHSRIIPIQIEGSNSPTQMSPAANISRNDSVNQPQWRANGNVQRTQEIPNNQFRKLQLQEDDQNLMNRFKNQAPRNSPGPVIRTIPIQREDNGNAQQQYIPPSEQQAPADPRKYTGSAIPSRSFRMLQAMTSPNNTPCANTQSTENVENYANDPYYSQWGGYDPNYPPHPYWNNPYWAYYSQCYSPQLQQECQDENQTGEQNEQSEQDLNAQYQQYWDQYGYYYNYYPYSYPPVYSPHPFYHQNSDTDNEGAYSSCDEMTYYGALFANKPPKIPQKQQSETPNIIVTSENNAENNPENKSQKNEVKNIEKANSVSDSSESESDSESDADTEVGDQKPIKTKSGSLIAIKSVSDINIYEDSNNYPNDDQDANDDNSNDEESTEENEDEYSAYEEEEEIPHQLSVIFEDDNEVSDYESVRGKKPRQDSEHTLVSEEESFVTVGNGESDTDEEEEGTHTQSTVTVKLPLKLKCSRNEQNEPITTIIVEPTSEIIETHVTLKSPTPCKDKPKEDVSFTINIPSRKNSFETQNNSVTDSKLTDSTQDSDVSISISLSLKKISDQNNDSSDQLKCETKQEEEESESEEESDSDSDDNDEGSSSSSGDSSSDSSSESESEVENTKDEKDDMNDISEKEKQQILKLLARAKGIEKDETISMNVKDKIKSFEMHIRNESSNSRRNSSKSIVDMTDEEDSGVTSDMSRHISDTDSSECFPELRKMNKYRRAATHSRLFQLLQEEYNAKDEDENETQTNENNINSVKESLTLPLQIDQEESSSGINSPISPTVNDRLVKELVQSLLKRKKGKCFRNLPLEKLHAAALRILQEDMDRYDTISSSEDGGSTAFLSPLPTETVNSSPVQTPQEFFNGNYDDYSAYYSSWANMASDSENYDILPSRTFKLLQDHATGTKPYKNTVLAKCPRVLSGKNLPKELQKVTETRETPSPLLESNPDNKIEARAT; this is encoded by the exons ACAACAACAGACAAATTCTCCTGGAAACTATGGAAACGATCAACCATGTTTCGCAGGACCGCCACCACCTCCACCGCCTCCTGGACCATGTAATTTACCTTCGAAAAGGCTCAGTACAGAG attCCAGATAGACGTTTAGAACCACCAGCCTGCGTACAGAATGCAATGATGACAAAAgataaaaaaccatttacatATACACCCGGTGGACTtgatttatcacaaataaaGTCCCCACGTATGGCACGTCGTATTAGTCGAAACGCACAAGCCGAAGGTGTATCAGAACCAAGACAATCTCCATTAGCTCAACCACCCGGACAACTACCACCATCTGCTTTAGCTGCCATGCAACCAAATTTACCAACACCAGTTTTTCCACCTGGAGGTATTCCACCTCCACCTCCACCTCCCTCAAATGCTGGTCCTATTCAATCACCACCCCCTCCACCTCCTTTAAATAACATTCAACCAAATGTAAACAAGCCAGTGCCACCTCCACAAAACTTTCAAAGGCCGGACATCAAAAGTATTATACCACCAAATCCTACAGCTATGCTACGACAAACTGGTGGGCCCATGAGACGTGGACCTTATCCACCTGAACCAGTCGACGAACCTACATCACCAGAGAAACTACAAGCTTCTAACAATACAGCTAATAAACCACAATTGGGATCACTTTATATACCACCAgtgaaaaatcaagaaattgaGGAAAATCGAAACTCACCAAGCAATATTCAATCACCTGCAAGAAATATTCATACACCACCTTCAGTGCAATCACCAGTTTTGAATAAAGCACCCACACCTTGGTTAACACAACGCGTGCAACCACAACAACAATCGAACGTACCTGCATGGGCACAACGTGAAGATTCCCAGCCAAAATCACCACCAACAGTTATTACAAAAGTGATGCCAGTTCAAATTGAACAAAGTACTCCCAAACCAAATAATGTTAGTAGTATTCAAATTCAACATAGGCCGCAAGTTTTTGTCGTAAATCCTCCACAAATGTATCAGCATCCTATGAGCCCAGGaccacaacaacaacagcatTCTATGAGCCCAGGACCACAACAGCAACCGCATCCTATGAGCCCGGGACCACAAGCGCAGAAACATTCACGAATTATTCCGATTCAAATAGAAGGATCCAATTCACCTACACAAATGAGTCCAGCTGCAAACATTTCCCGAAATGATAG TGTGAATCAACCACAATGGCGAGCGAATGGAAATGTTCAACGTACTCAAGAAATCCCAAATAACCAATTTAGAAAACTACAATTACAAGAGGATGATCAAAACTTAATGAATAGATTTAAAAATCAAG CTCCACGTAATTCACCAGGTCCCGTTATACGTACAATCCCGATTCAAAGagaag ataaTGGAAATGCTCAACAACAATATATACCACCTAGTGAACAACAAGCACCGGCTGATCCACGAAAATATACAGGAAGTGCAATACCAAGTCGATCGTTTCGTATGCTTCAAGCAATGACATCACCAAACAATACACCTTGTg CAAATACTCAAAGCACCGAGAACGTCGAGAACTATGCAAACGATCCATATTATTCTCAGTGGGGTGGCTATGATCCAAATTACCCACCACATCCTTATTGGAATAATCCGTATTGGGCATATTATTCACAATGTTATTCCCCACaattacaacaagaatgtcaaGATGAAAATCAAACCGGGGAACAGAATGAACAATCTGAACAAGACCTTAATGCTCAGTATCAACAATATTGGGACCAATACGGatattactacaattattaTCCATATTCTTACCCTCCAGTATATTCCCCACATCcattttaccatcaaaattctGATACAGATAATGAGGGTGCATATTCATCTTGTGATGAGATGACATATTATGGGGcattatttgcaaataaacCACCTAAAATTCCACAAAAACAACAAAGTGAAACGCCTAATATCATAGTAACGTCAGAAAACAACGCAGAAAATAACCCtgaaaataaatcacaaaaaaatgaagtcaaaaatatagaaaagGCAAATTCAGTTTCGGATTCCAGTGAATCTGAGTCAGATTCAGAATCGGATGCAGATACTGAAGTAGGAGATCAAAAAcctattaaaacaaaatcagGATCATTGATAGCAATCAAATCTGTCTCTGATATCAATATTTATGAGGACAGTAATAATTATCCGAATGACGATCAAGATGCTAATGATGACAATTCAAATGATGAAGAAAGTACTGAAGAAAATGAAGATGAATATTCTGCTTacgaagaagaagaagaaattcCACATCAATTAAGTGTAATATTCGAAGATGATAATGAAGTTAGCGATTATGAAAGTGTTCGAGGAAAGAAACCTCGTCAAGATAGTGAACATACTCTAGTTAGTGAAGAAGAAAGTTTCGTAACAGTTGGCAATGGAGAATCGGATACAGACGAAGAAGAAGAAGGTACCCATACACAATCAACAGTTACAGTAAAACtaccattaaaattaaaatgttcacGAAATGAACAAAATGAACCAATTACAACAATTATAGTTGAACCTACCAGTGAAATAATTGAAACTCATGTGACACTAAAAAGTCCTACTCCTTGTAAAGACAAGCCTAAAGAAGATGTCTCATTTACTATAAATATACCTTCacgtaaaaatagttttgaaaccCAAAACAATTCAGTAACTGATTCAAAGTTAACTGATTCTACTCAAGATTCCGATGTTTCAATCAGTATATCTTTAtcgttaaagaaaatttcagaTCAGAATAATGACTCTAGCGACCAATTAAAATGTGAAACTAAACAGGAAGAAGAGGAGTCTGAAAGTGAAGAAGAAAGTGATAGCGATAGTGATGACAATGATGAAGGTAGCTCTTCAAGCTCTGGTGACAGTAGTTCTGATAGTAGCTCAGAAAGTGAATCAGAAGTAGAAAATACTAAAGATGAAAAGGATGATATGAATGATATatctgaaaaagaaaaacaacaaattttaaaattattagcaaGAGCAAAGGGTATAGAAAAGGATGAGACAATTTCAATGAATGTAAAAGATAAGATCAAATCATTTGAAATGCATATTCGTAATGAGAGTAGTAATTCTAGAAGAAATAGTTCCAAATCAATAGTAGATATGACAGATGAAGAGGACTCTGGTGTGACTTCGGATATGAGTCGGCATATTTCAGATACAGATTCATCCGAATGTTTCCCGGAACTacgtaaaatgaataaatatagaCGTGCAGCAACACATTCAAGACTTTTCCAATTATTACAAGAAGAATACAATGCGAAAGACGAGGACGAAAATGAAACACagacaaatgaaaataatattaattctgtaaaaGAGAGTTTGACTTTACCGTTACAAATTGACCAAGAAGAATCATCTAGTGGAATTAATTCACCGATATCACCAACGGTGAACGATCGATTAGTTAAAGAATTAGtacaaagtttattaaaacgaaaaaaaggtaaatgttttagaaatttaCCGTTAGAAAAACTTCATGCAGCTGCGTTAAGAATACTACAAGAAGATATGGATCGATATGACACAATAAGTTCCTCAGAAGATGGTGGTAGTACGGCATTCTTATCTCCACTTCCCACAGAAACAGTAAATTCATCACCAGTACAAACTCCACAAGAATTCTTTAACGGAAATTACGACGATTATTCTGCATACTATAGTTCGTGGGCGAATATGGCATCTGACTCAGAAAACTATGATATTTTACCATCtagaacttttaaattattacaagatCATGCAACAGGAACCAAACCATACAAAAACACAGTTTTGGCAAAATGTCCTAGAGTATTAAGTGGTAAAAATCTTCcaaaagaattacaaaaagtgaCAGAAACCCGTGAAACTCCATCCCCACTCCTAGAATCAAATCCTGACAACAAAATTGAAGCACGTGCCACCTGA
- the LOC123297346 gene encoding uncharacterized protein LOC123297346 isoform X3, producing the protein MSESVPWRQQQTNSPGNYGNDQPCFAGPPPPPPPPGPCNLPSKRLSTEIPDRRLEPPACVQNAMMTKDKKPFTYTPGGLDLSQIKSPRMARRISRNAQAEGVSEPRQSPLAQPPGQLPPSALAAMQPNLPTPVFPPGGIPPPPPPPSNAGPIQSPPPPPPLNNIQPNVNKPVPPPQNFQRPDIKSIIPPNPTAMLRQTGGPMRRGPYPPEPVDEPTSPEKLQASNNTANKPQLGSLYIPPVKNQEIEENRNSPSNIQSPARNIHTPPSVQSPVLNKAPTPWLTQRVQPQQQSNVPAWAQREDSQPKSPPTVITKVMPVQIEQSTPKPNNVSSIQIQHRPQVFVVNPPQMYQHPMSPGPQQQQHSMSPGPQQQPHPMSPGPQAQKHSRIIPIQIEGSNSPTQMSPAANISRNDSVNQPQWRANGNVQRTQEIPNNQFRKLQLQEDDQNLMNRFKNQVDEDTFLHNETDPRYRGAAIPSRAFRMLQTMTDSASDPIPQYSNAPRNSPGPVIRTIPIQREDNGNAQQQYIPPSEQQAPADPRKYTGSAIPSRSFRMLQAMTSPNNTPCANTQSTENVENYANDPYYSQWGGYDPNYPPHPYWNNPYWAYYSQCYSPQLQQECQDENQTGEQNEQSEQDLNAQYQQYWDQYGYYYNYYPYSYPPVYSPHPFYHQNSDTDNEGAYSSCDEMTYYGALFANKPPKIPQKQQSETPNIIVTSENNAENNPENKSQKNEVKNIEKANSVSDSSESESDSESDADTEVGDQKPIKTKSGSLIAIKSVSDINIYEDSNNYPNDDQDANDDNSNDEESTEENEDEYSAYEEEEEIPHQLSVIFEDDNEVSDYESVRGKKPRQDSEHTLVSEEESFVTVGNGESDTDEEEEGTHTQSTVTVKLPLKLKCSRNEQNEPITTIIVEPTSEIIETHVTLKSPTPCKDKPKEDVSFTINIPSRKNSFETQNNSVTDSKLTDSTQDSDVSISISLSLKKISDQNNDSSDQLKCETKQEEEESESEEESDSDSDDNDEGSSSSSGDSSSDSSSESESEVENTKDEKDDMNDISEKEKQQILKLLARAKGIEKDETISMNVKDKIKSFEMHIRNESSNSRRNSSKSIVDMTDEEDSGVTSDMSRHISDTDSSECFPELRKMNKYRRAATHSRLFQLLQEEYNAKDEDENETQTNENNINSVKESLTLPLQIDQEESSSGINSPISPTVNDRLVKELVQSLLKRKKGKCFRNLPLEKLHAAALRILQEDMDRYDTISSSEDGGSTAFLSPLPTETVNSSPVQTPQEFFNGNYDDYSAYYSSWANMASDSENYDILPSRTFKLLQDHATGTKPYKNTVLAKCPRVLSGKNLPKELQKVTETRETPSPLLESNPDNKIEARAT; encoded by the exons ACAACAACAGACAAATTCTCCTGGAAACTATGGAAACGATCAACCATGTTTCGCAGGACCGCCACCACCTCCACCGCCTCCTGGACCATGTAATTTACCTTCGAAAAGGCTCAGTACAGAG attCCAGATAGACGTTTAGAACCACCAGCCTGCGTACAGAATGCAATGATGACAAAAgataaaaaaccatttacatATACACCCGGTGGACTtgatttatcacaaataaaGTCCCCACGTATGGCACGTCGTATTAGTCGAAACGCACAAGCCGAAGGTGTATCAGAACCAAGACAATCTCCATTAGCTCAACCACCCGGACAACTACCACCATCTGCTTTAGCTGCCATGCAACCAAATTTACCAACACCAGTTTTTCCACCTGGAGGTATTCCACCTCCACCTCCACCTCCCTCAAATGCTGGTCCTATTCAATCACCACCCCCTCCACCTCCTTTAAATAACATTCAACCAAATGTAAACAAGCCAGTGCCACCTCCACAAAACTTTCAAAGGCCGGACATCAAAAGTATTATACCACCAAATCCTACAGCTATGCTACGACAAACTGGTGGGCCCATGAGACGTGGACCTTATCCACCTGAACCAGTCGACGAACCTACATCACCAGAGAAACTACAAGCTTCTAACAATACAGCTAATAAACCACAATTGGGATCACTTTATATACCACCAgtgaaaaatcaagaaattgaGGAAAATCGAAACTCACCAAGCAATATTCAATCACCTGCAAGAAATATTCATACACCACCTTCAGTGCAATCACCAGTTTTGAATAAAGCACCCACACCTTGGTTAACACAACGCGTGCAACCACAACAACAATCGAACGTACCTGCATGGGCACAACGTGAAGATTCCCAGCCAAAATCACCACCAACAGTTATTACAAAAGTGATGCCAGTTCAAATTGAACAAAGTACTCCCAAACCAAATAATGTTAGTAGTATTCAAATTCAACATAGGCCGCAAGTTTTTGTCGTAAATCCTCCACAAATGTATCAGCATCCTATGAGCCCAGGaccacaacaacaacagcatTCTATGAGCCCAGGACCACAACAGCAACCGCATCCTATGAGCCCGGGACCACAAGCGCAGAAACATTCACGAATTATTCCGATTCAAATAGAAGGATCCAATTCACCTACACAAATGAGTCCAGCTGCAAACATTTCCCGAAATGATAG TGTGAATCAACCACAATGGCGAGCGAATGGAAATGTTCAACGTACTCAAGAAATCCCAAATAACCAATTTAGAAAACTACAATTACAAGAGGATGATCAAAACTTAATGAATAGATTTAAAAATCAAG TTGATGAAGATACATTTCTTCATAATGAAACGGATCCAAGATACCGAGGTGCTGCAATACCCTCGCGGGCTTTTCGTATGCTGCAAACAATGACCGATTCTGCCTCGGATCCTATACCTCAATATTCGAATG CTCCACGTAATTCACCAGGTCCCGTTATACGTACAATCCCGATTCAAAGagaag ataaTGGAAATGCTCAACAACAATATATACCACCTAGTGAACAACAAGCACCGGCTGATCCACGAAAATATACAGGAAGTGCAATACCAAGTCGATCGTTTCGTATGCTTCAAGCAATGACATCACCAAACAATACACCTTGTg CAAATACTCAAAGCACCGAGAACGTCGAGAACTATGCAAACGATCCATATTATTCTCAGTGGGGTGGCTATGATCCAAATTACCCACCACATCCTTATTGGAATAATCCGTATTGGGCATATTATTCACAATGTTATTCCCCACaattacaacaagaatgtcaaGATGAAAATCAAACCGGGGAACAGAATGAACAATCTGAACAAGACCTTAATGCTCAGTATCAACAATATTGGGACCAATACGGatattactacaattattaTCCATATTCTTACCCTCCAGTATATTCCCCACATCcattttaccatcaaaattctGATACAGATAATGAGGGTGCATATTCATCTTGTGATGAGATGACATATTATGGGGcattatttgcaaataaacCACCTAAAATTCCACAAAAACAACAAAGTGAAACGCCTAATATCATAGTAACGTCAGAAAACAACGCAGAAAATAACCCtgaaaataaatcacaaaaaaatgaagtcaaaaatatagaaaagGCAAATTCAGTTTCGGATTCCAGTGAATCTGAGTCAGATTCAGAATCGGATGCAGATACTGAAGTAGGAGATCAAAAAcctattaaaacaaaatcagGATCATTGATAGCAATCAAATCTGTCTCTGATATCAATATTTATGAGGACAGTAATAATTATCCGAATGACGATCAAGATGCTAATGATGACAATTCAAATGATGAAGAAAGTACTGAAGAAAATGAAGATGAATATTCTGCTTacgaagaagaagaagaaattcCACATCAATTAAGTGTAATATTCGAAGATGATAATGAAGTTAGCGATTATGAAAGTGTTCGAGGAAAGAAACCTCGTCAAGATAGTGAACATACTCTAGTTAGTGAAGAAGAAAGTTTCGTAACAGTTGGCAATGGAGAATCGGATACAGACGAAGAAGAAGAAGGTACCCATACACAATCAACAGTTACAGTAAAACtaccattaaaattaaaatgttcacGAAATGAACAAAATGAACCAATTACAACAATTATAGTTGAACCTACCAGTGAAATAATTGAAACTCATGTGACACTAAAAAGTCCTACTCCTTGTAAAGACAAGCCTAAAGAAGATGTCTCATTTACTATAAATATACCTTCacgtaaaaatagttttgaaaccCAAAACAATTCAGTAACTGATTCAAAGTTAACTGATTCTACTCAAGATTCCGATGTTTCAATCAGTATATCTTTAtcgttaaagaaaatttcagaTCAGAATAATGACTCTAGCGACCAATTAAAATGTGAAACTAAACAGGAAGAAGAGGAGTCTGAAAGTGAAGAAGAAAGTGATAGCGATAGTGATGACAATGATGAAGGTAGCTCTTCAAGCTCTGGTGACAGTAGTTCTGATAGTAGCTCAGAAAGTGAATCAGAAGTAGAAAATACTAAAGATGAAAAGGATGATATGAATGATATatctgaaaaagaaaaacaacaaattttaaaattattagcaaGAGCAAAGGGTATAGAAAAGGATGAGACAATTTCAATGAATGTAAAAGATAAGATCAAATCATTTGAAATGCATATTCGTAATGAGAGTAGTAATTCTAGAAGAAATAGTTCCAAATCAATAGTAGATATGACAGATGAAGAGGACTCTGGTGTGACTTCGGATATGAGTCGGCATATTTCAGATACAGATTCATCCGAATGTTTCCCGGAACTacgtaaaatgaataaatatagaCGTGCAGCAACACATTCAAGACTTTTCCAATTATTACAAGAAGAATACAATGCGAAAGACGAGGACGAAAATGAAACACagacaaatgaaaataatattaattctgtaaaaGAGAGTTTGACTTTACCGTTACAAATTGACCAAGAAGAATCATCTAGTGGAATTAATTCACCGATATCACCAACGGTGAACGATCGATTAGTTAAAGAATTAGtacaaagtttattaaaacgaaaaaaaggtaaatgttttagaaatttaCCGTTAGAAAAACTTCATGCAGCTGCGTTAAGAATACTACAAGAAGATATGGATCGATATGACACAATAAGTTCCTCAGAAGATGGTGGTAGTACGGCATTCTTATCTCCACTTCCCACAGAAACAGTAAATTCATCACCAGTACAAACTCCACAAGAATTCTTTAACGGAAATTACGACGATTATTCTGCATACTATAGTTCGTGGGCGAATATGGCATCTGACTCAGAAAACTATGATATTTTACCATCtagaacttttaaattattacaagatCATGCAACAGGAACCAAACCATACAAAAACACAGTTTTGGCAAAATGTCCTAGAGTATTAAGTGGTAAAAATCTTCcaaaagaattacaaaaagtgaCAGAAACCCGTGAAACTCCATCCCCACTCCTAGAATCAAATCCTGACAACAAAATTGAAGCACGTGCCACCTGA